The Micromonospora sp. M71_S20 genome has a window encoding:
- a CDS encoding YbaB/EbfC family nucleoid-associated protein, with the protein MRGTATSPDRTIQVTVDASGLLVDLRLDERTRQHSAAHTARHLLATTQAAHADLLSRITKATTSILGTEDPTAAALVESYRRRLDPDRSTPDAPR; encoded by the coding sequence ATGAGGGGCACGGCAACCAGCCCCGACCGGACGATCCAGGTCACCGTCGACGCGTCGGGCCTGCTGGTCGACCTGCGGCTGGACGAACGCACCCGACAACACTCCGCGGCGCACACCGCCCGGCATCTCCTGGCGACCACCCAGGCCGCGCACGCCGACCTCCTGAGCAGGATCACCAAGGCGACCACGAGCATCCTCGGTACCGAGGATCCGACTGCGGCGGCGCTGGTCGAGTCGTACCGCCGCCGGCTGGATCCCGACCGGAGCACACCGGATGCCCCGCGATGA
- a CDS encoding DEAD/DEAH box helicase family protein, with the protein MMISVDTAEQLLDFNRVIRNPQRARDQLHGAVALHNILQRQHVAYLADEVGMGKTYVALGVAALLRHFRPDLRVLVIAPRQNIQQKWQREQQVFTKNNVRLDDMRVRMPGGLPARPLVHCRDLMQLLEETAVGPDRDFFVRLPSFSLPMRRDAQQRRNLRDRLRRQVPWLSDDLVDLRANANVIKDRFAQAINAALPHFDLVIVDEAHNLKHGWGPQSSSRNRVLATVLGRDRADLDARLRDKYGPRAGKVLLLSATPVDDDYRQLWNQLDVFGLAEPFRLLRDADASEQQRRDEARRFLIRRVTSLEVSGERLTKNLYRREWRGGGVAAYDEPIRITDDRQRLIVALVQKKVSELLDDERFGTRFQVGMLASFESFLETTPAKKPTPVDDADDVADEAVVANFDDAEQATDAVERQGIDVSMLNGLARDHFHRFGRELPHPKMDALVSSLVTSWRDGRKGLVFVRRVASVAELKQKLDDEYSDWLVGRLRNRLKEQHRAAFETAVDEFRRQRSLRTATAPVAAEQAREDDDAGGQDTFFAWFFRGAGPDDIVSGATIQGRFRNQGGALGTFFDDNHVLALLAVEPGQVRDSLAAALGKERDKVDRLLREHSRHYLTEAKQATRGARFDAVQAAALELLAQHPGPHQERAEVIWRELYRPEKRSAVSAEGDPGLLETATFFTELRRRERLRRLIWPEPTSNNVGESFREQYVRG; encoded by the coding sequence ATGATGATCAGCGTCGACACCGCCGAGCAGTTGCTGGACTTCAACCGGGTGATCCGCAACCCTCAGCGGGCACGGGACCAGCTCCACGGAGCTGTTGCCTTGCACAACATCCTGCAGCGCCAGCATGTCGCCTACCTGGCCGACGAGGTCGGCATGGGGAAGACGTACGTGGCGCTCGGTGTCGCCGCGCTGCTGCGCCATTTCAGGCCGGACCTGCGGGTGCTCGTCATCGCGCCACGCCAGAACATCCAACAGAAGTGGCAGCGGGAGCAGCAGGTCTTCACCAAGAACAACGTGCGTTTGGACGACATGCGTGTGCGGATGCCGGGAGGCCTGCCGGCACGTCCACTAGTGCACTGCCGAGACCTGATGCAGTTGTTGGAGGAGACCGCAGTCGGCCCCGACCGCGACTTCTTCGTCCGCCTTCCGAGCTTCAGCCTGCCTATGCGGCGGGACGCCCAACAGCGGCGCAACCTGCGCGACCGACTGCGGCGGCAGGTGCCATGGCTTTCCGACGATCTCGTCGACCTGAGGGCCAACGCCAACGTCATCAAGGACCGGTTCGCGCAGGCGATCAACGCCGCTCTGCCGCACTTCGATCTCGTGATCGTCGACGAGGCGCACAACCTCAAGCACGGCTGGGGCCCACAGTCATCCTCCCGGAATCGGGTGCTCGCCACCGTGCTCGGGAGAGACCGCGCTGACCTCGACGCGAGACTGCGCGACAAGTACGGCCCGCGGGCCGGGAAGGTTCTGCTGCTCTCCGCGACGCCGGTCGACGACGACTACCGACAGCTGTGGAATCAGCTCGACGTCTTCGGCCTCGCTGAACCCTTCCGACTGCTACGCGACGCTGATGCCAGCGAGCAGCAGCGGCGGGACGAGGCACGGCGGTTTCTGATCCGACGGGTGACATCGTTGGAGGTCTCCGGCGAACGGCTCACCAAGAACCTCTACCGGCGGGAGTGGCGCGGCGGGGGCGTTGCGGCGTACGACGAGCCGATCCGGATCACTGACGACCGGCAGCGGCTGATTGTCGCGCTGGTTCAGAAGAAGGTGAGTGAACTACTCGACGACGAGCGGTTCGGCACCCGTTTCCAGGTCGGCATGCTGGCGTCGTTCGAGTCGTTCCTCGAAACCACGCCCGCGAAGAAGCCAACCCCGGTCGATGACGCCGACGACGTCGCGGATGAGGCCGTCGTAGCCAACTTCGACGACGCCGAGCAGGCCACCGATGCGGTGGAGCGGCAAGGCATCGACGTGTCGATGCTCAACGGCCTGGCCCGTGACCATTTCCATCGGTTCGGGCGCGAACTCCCGCACCCGAAGATGGATGCCCTCGTCAGTTCGCTCGTCACGTCCTGGCGCGACGGCCGCAAGGGCCTCGTCTTCGTCCGTCGGGTCGCATCGGTCGCCGAACTCAAGCAGAAACTCGACGACGAATACAGCGACTGGCTCGTCGGCCGGCTACGTAACCGGCTGAAGGAGCAGCACCGGGCGGCGTTCGAGACGGCTGTCGACGAGTTCCGCCGACAACGTTCGCTGCGCACCGCGACCGCCCCTGTGGCGGCGGAACAGGCCCGGGAGGACGACGACGCTGGCGGGCAGGACACCTTCTTCGCATGGTTCTTCCGTGGCGCCGGACCAGATGACATTGTCAGCGGTGCGACCATCCAGGGGCGGTTCCGGAACCAGGGCGGAGCGCTCGGCACCTTCTTCGACGACAACCATGTCCTGGCGCTCCTTGCCGTCGAACCCGGACAGGTCAGGGACTCTCTGGCGGCCGCGCTCGGCAAGGAGCGGGACAAAGTCGACCGACTTCTCCGCGAACACTCTCGCCACTACCTGACCGAGGCAAAACAAGCGACCCGAGGCGCGAGGTTCGACGCGGTTCAGGCTGCCGCGCTCGAACTGCTCGCCCAGCATCCGGGGCCACATCAAGAGCGCGCCGAGGTGATTTGGCGTGAGTTGTACCGCCCGGAGAAGCGGAGCGCCGTGTCGGCTGAGGGGGACCCGGGGCTGCTGGAGACCGCCACCTTCTTCACCGAGCTCCGACGTCGAGAGCGGCTGCGTAGGCTGATCTGGCCGGAGCCCACTTCCAACAACGTCGGAGAGTCGTTCCGCGAGCAGTATGTTCGGGGGTAG
- a CDS encoding DUF429 domain-containing protein gives MLTAGIDLAAEDANTAVAWIRWSATGAALEELTIGAGDDQLLRAASAAEKVGIDCPLGWPGPFVEFVIAHHRGDLAAPSDLVGRAWRRSLAWRRTDAVTHAVTDRPPLSVAADRIAHTAMRCAALLARLAADGQPVDRSGGGTIVEVYPAASLKQWGLPYRGYKGRQNSSALNDLMNRLIDAAPWLQLGDFEAACRDSDHAIDAVVAALTARAAAIGQASRPGPADLAAAATEGWIALPTAPLSSLSTSSARR, from the coding sequence ATGTTGACGGCGGGGATCGATCTTGCGGCGGAGGACGCCAACACCGCAGTGGCCTGGATCCGGTGGTCCGCGACAGGGGCTGCGCTGGAGGAGTTGACCATCGGCGCAGGTGACGATCAGCTCCTGCGGGCGGCATCGGCAGCGGAGAAGGTCGGGATTGACTGCCCGCTTGGCTGGCCGGGGCCGTTCGTGGAATTCGTCATCGCCCACCATCGCGGCGACCTCGCCGCCCCTAGCGACCTGGTCGGTCGCGCCTGGCGCAGGAGCCTTGCCTGGCGCCGGACCGATGCGGTGACCCACGCGGTGACCGATCGCCCACCGCTCAGCGTGGCCGCGGACCGGATCGCCCACACGGCGATGCGATGTGCCGCCCTGCTGGCGCGGCTCGCCGCGGACGGGCAACCCGTGGATCGCAGCGGCGGCGGAACGATTGTCGAGGTCTATCCTGCGGCGTCGCTGAAGCAGTGGGGGTTGCCCTACCGGGGATACAAAGGACGGCAGAACAGCAGCGCGCTGAACGACTTGATGAACCGGCTGATCGACGCTGCGCCGTGGCTGCAACTCGGCGACTTTGAGGCAGCGTGCCGGGATAGCGATCACGCAATCGACGCGGTCGTGGCCGCACTGACCGCTCGTGCGGCTGCCATCGGCCAGGCCAGCCGTCCCGGTCCCGCCGACCTGGCCGCCGCCGCAACCGAGGGTTGGATCGCCCTACCGACCGCACCACTGAGCAGCCTCAGCACGTCAAGCGCGAGACGCTGA
- a CDS encoding IS5 family transposase (programmed frameshift), which yields MSGRFELTDAEWELLRPLLPTDPLRGGRWRDHRMTISGILFRERTGITWRDLPARFGPWKTVYQRKRRWALDGTWARICDALRTDCDAEAGEDWVLGLDSTVVRAHQHAAGARRDLPRELSEQASEQRGRPVSGESGDREALGRSRGGLSTKLHLAADRRCRPVSRTLTAGQRHDSVGFAMVMDGIRVRRRLGRPRTRPGRLLADKAYTNKKIRAELRRRRIAAVIPEKKDQVAARAAKGSRGGRPPAFDRELYKQRNVVERAINKLKQFRAVATRYDKREFMYQATVDVATMKIWLRDLARPNP from the exons GTGTCTGGACGATTTGAGCTCACTGACGCCGAGTGGGAGTTGCTGAGACCGCTGCTGCCGACGGATCCACTCCGGGGCGGGCGGTGGCGTGATCACCGTATGACGATCTCGGGGATCTTGTTCCGGGAACGGACCGGGATCACCTGGCGGGACCTGCCCGCCCGGTTCGGCCCATGGAAGACGGTCTACCAGCGCAAGCGTCGCTGGGCCCTCGACGGTACCTGGGCGAGGATCTGCGACGCGCTGCGCACCGACTGCGATGCCGAGGCGGGCGAGGACTGGGTGCTGGGCTTGGACTCGACCGTGGTCCGGGCGCACCAGCACGCGGCCGGTGCTCGCCGCGACCTGCCCAGGGAGCTGTCCGAGCAGGCCAGCGAA CAAAGGGGGCGGCCGGTGTCGGGCGAATCGGGTGATCGTGAGGCGCTTGGTCGGTCCCGTGGCGGGCTGAGCACGAAGCTGCATCTGGCTGCAGACCGCCGGTGCCGGCCGGTCAGCCGGACCCTCACCGCCGGGCAGCGCCACGACAGCGTCGGGTTCGCCATGGTCATGGACGGTATCCGCGTCCGGCGACGGTTGGGTCGGCCGCGGACCCGGCCGGGCCGGCTGCTTGCCGACAAGGCGTACACGAACAAGAAGATCCGGGCTGAGCTGCGCCGACGCAGAATCGCGGCGGTGATTCCCGAGAAGAAGGACCAGGTCGCCGCTCGGGCGGCCAAGGGCAGCCGGGGCGGGCGCCCGCCCGCATTCGACCGTGAGCTGTACAAACAGCGCAATGTCGTCGAGCGGGCGATCAACAAGCTCAAGCAGTTCCGAGCCGTGGCCACCCGCTACGACAAGAGAGAGTTCATGTACCAGGCTACGGTTGACGTCGCCACGATGAAGATATGGCTACGCGATCTCGCTCGCCCTAATCCCTAA
- a CDS encoding DEAD/DEAH box helicase — protein sequence MPQLALANSFWQSYDILEKPVKAGVRKAMEKFQQLTVAELHADKGLHLESVNNARDPRMRTIRISDFWRGVVLAPDDGSDTFLLLNVVPHDDAYTWAAKRLYTVNTATRALEVRNVVAIEQLTPALEKAAAEAPSLLFARYSDTVLRHLGIDDQVLRAVRTIIDKRQLDAFSTLLPEDQFEVLQYLAEGFTPDEVYRDVVAERRPVDATPEPSGSLSVAIANTANRITLVTRPDELAEILDKPFAAWRVFLHPSQRRVAYRVSYNGPAQVTGGPGTGKTVVALHRVKHLLSRTPDSRVLLTTYTNALAATLRENLALLLDDEEQLARVEVTTVNAFAHRAARALAGRVPTPIGDADERQVWRRVCRRLNMPWTEQFLAQEFRHVILAHNVQSREEYRAASRRGRGSALGPRQRDRVWDAVDMFQKELSAAGTTTHLQICARAARLLDGADLTDHGYDHVVVDEAQDLHPAQWRVLRAAVAPGPDDLFITGDPHQRIYDSRVSLNALGIFVTGRSSRLRVNYRSTEEILSWSTGVLVGSRIEDLGGDGDDSLAGYRSLLHGKRPHAAGYPTSQAENTALVERVAEWLEQGLAASEIAVCARFNTTLSDVQEALTAAGIPSVRVRDQPGVDVDGVRLATLHAMKGLEFRCVAVIGVTARSVPFAKEVTPAEVDPLQHESDLLRERCLLFVASTRAREALHVSWSGQPSPFLAFSSGS from the coding sequence GTGCCGCAGCTCGCCTTGGCCAACAGCTTCTGGCAGAGCTACGACATCCTGGAGAAGCCGGTGAAGGCCGGCGTACGCAAGGCGATGGAGAAGTTCCAGCAGCTCACCGTCGCCGAGCTGCACGCCGACAAGGGCCTGCACCTGGAGTCGGTGAACAACGCGCGGGACCCGCGGATGCGGACCATCCGGATCTCCGACTTCTGGCGCGGGGTGGTTTTGGCGCCCGACGACGGCAGCGACACGTTCCTGCTGCTCAACGTCGTGCCACACGACGACGCGTACACATGGGCCGCGAAGCGGCTCTACACGGTGAACACGGCGACGCGGGCCTTGGAGGTCCGCAACGTCGTCGCCATCGAGCAGCTCACTCCGGCGCTGGAGAAGGCTGCGGCGGAGGCGCCGAGCCTGCTGTTCGCCCGCTACTCCGACACTGTGCTGCGGCACCTCGGCATCGACGACCAGGTGCTGCGGGCAGTACGCACGATCATCGACAAGCGGCAGTTGGACGCGTTCAGCACGTTGCTGCCCGAGGACCAGTTCGAGGTGCTGCAGTACCTCGCCGAGGGCTTCACGCCCGACGAGGTCTATCGCGACGTCGTGGCCGAGCGTCGGCCGGTGGACGCAACGCCAGAGCCGAGCGGGAGCCTGTCCGTGGCGATCGCCAACACCGCCAACCGCATCACCCTGGTGACCCGGCCGGATGAGCTCGCCGAGATCCTCGACAAGCCCTTCGCCGCCTGGCGGGTGTTCCTGCACCCGTCGCAGCGGCGGGTCGCGTACCGGGTCTCCTACAACGGGCCCGCTCAGGTGACGGGTGGGCCGGGCACCGGCAAGACGGTGGTGGCGCTGCACCGGGTCAAGCACCTGCTCTCCCGCACGCCCGACAGCCGGGTGCTGCTCACCACGTACACCAATGCCCTGGCCGCGACCCTGCGGGAGAACCTGGCGCTGCTCCTCGACGACGAGGAGCAGCTGGCGCGGGTGGAGGTCACCACGGTGAACGCCTTCGCGCACCGCGCAGCGCGTGCCCTCGCCGGACGGGTGCCGACCCCGATCGGCGACGCGGACGAGCGGCAGGTCTGGCGGCGGGTGTGCCGCAGGCTGAACATGCCCTGGACCGAGCAGTTCCTCGCCCAGGAGTTCCGGCATGTGATCCTCGCCCACAACGTGCAGAGCCGGGAGGAGTACCGCGCGGCCAGCCGGCGGGGGAGAGGGTCGGCGCTCGGCCCGCGGCAGCGCGACCGGGTATGGGACGCCGTGGACATGTTCCAGAAGGAGCTGTCCGCCGCCGGTACCACCACCCACCTGCAGATCTGCGCGCGGGCGGCGCGGCTGCTCGACGGCGCCGACCTCACCGACCACGGGTACGACCACGTCGTGGTCGACGAGGCGCAGGACCTGCATCCCGCGCAGTGGCGGGTGCTGCGGGCCGCGGTGGCGCCCGGCCCGGACGACCTCTTCATCACCGGCGATCCGCACCAGCGGATCTACGACTCCCGGGTCTCGCTGAACGCCCTCGGCATCTTCGTCACTGGGCGCAGCAGCCGGCTGCGGGTAAACTACCGCAGCACCGAGGAGATCCTCTCCTGGTCCACCGGGGTGCTCGTTGGCTCCCGGATCGAGGACCTCGGTGGCGACGGTGACGACAGCCTCGCCGGCTACCGGTCGCTGCTGCACGGCAAGCGGCCGCACGCCGCCGGATACCCGACGAGTCAGGCCGAGAACACGGCGCTCGTGGAGCGGGTGGCGGAGTGGTTGGAGCAGGGCTTGGCGGCGAGCGAGATCGCGGTGTGCGCTCGGTTCAACACCACTCTGAGCGACGTGCAGGAGGCATTGACCGCCGCCGGGATTCCTTCTGTGCGGGTTCGCGATCAGCCGGGCGTGGACGTGGACGGGGTGCGGCTCGCCACCCTGCACGCGATGAAGGGGCTGGAGTTCCGCTGTGTGGCGGTAATCGGTGTAACGGCGCGGTCGGTGCCGTTCGCGAAGGAGGTCACGCCGGCCGAGGTGGATCCGTTGCAGCACGAGAGCGACCTGCTCCGGGAGCGTTGCCTGCTGTTCGTCGCGAGCACCCGGGCGCGGGAGGCGCTGCACGTGTCATGGAGTGGACAGCCCAGCCCGTTCCTGGCGTTCTCCTCTGGCAGTTAG
- a CDS encoding helicase-related protein, whose amino-acid sequence MVTDHLPTLDPSAAIDRADVVITAYLDELERQVGAAPGPRPWAALDELVALAEHYELVLDTNLSDLPRADLREARSRIGRLFTAQQPVAGMSGRVNNRLVQQFRLPGYPLVLICTDLLQEGEDLHPFCSRVYHYGLAWTPSAIEQRIGRVDRVRSESERRLTMLNRPATGEDLLQVYYPHLIDTVERLQVRRVLRRINDFLRLMHEGLLLQAAGEGHLDVGREVLVNEDVPPLPSQPLRTSFPVRPEHLDGQSRSLAVDETLAAQQLDRFNAIPNMALPGLAVDWERNQPGSGTLLGTAIFSNGRQQPFSVQLEREGPHLLVHCVSPIGRVSTTDQWDDLAKWSAAIPARLGTVEVRGGSYDVTVEDDVLLTTPTYDPTRVAALIRRVTTLDDGLEREHLPERDRLLKEFRAELERDVRHTR is encoded by the coding sequence GTGGTCACCGATCACCTGCCGACCCTCGATCCCTCCGCCGCGATCGACAGGGCGGACGTGGTGATCACCGCCTACCTCGATGAGCTCGAACGCCAGGTGGGGGCCGCGCCGGGGCCTCGACCTTGGGCAGCGTTGGATGAGCTTGTCGCCCTGGCCGAGCACTACGAGTTGGTGCTCGACACCAACCTGTCCGACCTGCCGCGGGCAGATCTACGAGAAGCCCGCAGCCGCATCGGCCGGCTCTTCACCGCGCAGCAACCCGTCGCGGGAATGTCCGGCCGGGTCAACAACCGGCTTGTGCAGCAGTTCCGGCTTCCGGGGTACCCACTCGTGCTGATCTGCACCGACCTTCTTCAGGAAGGGGAGGATCTACACCCCTTCTGTTCCCGGGTCTACCACTACGGTCTTGCCTGGACGCCGTCGGCGATTGAGCAGCGGATCGGACGGGTCGACCGGGTGCGCTCAGAAAGTGAGCGCCGGCTGACGATGCTGAACAGACCTGCAACCGGCGAGGACCTGTTGCAGGTGTACTACCCCCACCTCATCGATACGGTAGAGCGCCTGCAGGTTCGGCGCGTGCTGCGCAGGATCAACGATTTCCTCCGGCTCATGCACGAGGGTCTACTCCTGCAGGCGGCCGGAGAGGGCCATCTCGACGTCGGCCGCGAAGTACTGGTCAATGAGGATGTCCCCCCGCTCCCGAGCCAGCCGCTTCGGACATCGTTTCCCGTGCGCCCTGAGCACCTGGACGGGCAGAGCAGATCGCTAGCGGTGGATGAGACGCTCGCCGCGCAACAGCTCGACCGTTTCAACGCGATACCGAACATGGCACTACCTGGCCTCGCGGTCGATTGGGAGCGCAACCAACCCGGAAGCGGGACGCTCCTCGGGACGGCGATCTTCTCTAACGGTCGGCAGCAGCCCTTCAGCGTGCAGCTTGAGCGGGAAGGCCCACATCTCCTCGTTCACTGTGTGAGCCCAATCGGTCGGGTCAGCACCACGGACCAGTGGGATGACCTGGCGAAGTGGTCGGCTGCGATTCCTGCGCGGCTCGGCACGGTAGAGGTCCGTGGTGGCAGCTACGACGTCACCGTGGAGGATGACGTCCTGCTCACCACGCCGACCTATGACCCGACCCGGGTCGCGGCCCTGATCAGGCGTGTCACCACGCTCGACGATGGGCTCGAACGGGAGCATCTTCCCGAACGTGATCGGCTACTCAAGGAGTTCAGGGCGGAGTTGGAGCGGGATGTTCGGCACACGCGGTGA
- a CDS encoding SUMF1/EgtB/PvdO family nonheme iron enzyme yields MWTEEIVAGRRALRHTASGVVFREVPGGTFRMGLSDAELEALRAIARSGGVEDTLEPFFAGAGDAQPVREVRVEPFLIARHPLTVAQVRHWLPDYDDDYADEDSGTARLEDDLDDLLDALPFRLPSEAEWEYAARAGTTTLTFRGDGKPDEDQLLDDFGDEERTAASENAFGLAAMGSAGEICADVWILGFADAPADARPRTGDGPRTVRGGAADLYPWQGCDEWLLLLSATRYEHSQFTAVRPAAPLPSR; encoded by the coding sequence ATGTGGACCGAGGAGATCGTGGCCGGGCGTCGGGCCCTGCGGCATACCGCGTCCGGCGTGGTCTTCCGGGAGGTGCCGGGCGGGACCTTCCGGATGGGTCTGTCCGACGCGGAACTAGAGGCCTTACGCGCCATCGCGCGTAGTGGAGGAGTCGAGGACACCCTCGAACCCTTCTTCGCCGGCGCCGGGGACGCCCAGCCCGTACGCGAGGTGCGGGTCGAACCGTTCCTGATCGCCCGGCACCCACTGACGGTCGCGCAGGTCCGGCACTGGCTGCCCGACTACGATGACGACTACGCCGACGAGGACTCCGGCACGGCCCGGCTCGAGGACGACCTGGACGACCTGCTCGACGCCCTGCCGTTCCGGCTGCCCAGCGAGGCCGAGTGGGAGTACGCGGCCCGCGCTGGCACCACCACGCTGACGTTCCGCGGTGACGGCAAACCCGACGAGGACCAGCTCCTCGACGACTTCGGCGACGAAGAGCGCACCGCCGCCAGCGAGAACGCCTTCGGCCTGGCGGCGATGGGCTCAGCTGGCGAGATCTGCGCCGACGTGTGGATCCTCGGCTTCGCGGACGCGCCAGCGGACGCCCGGCCACGCACCGGCGACGGGCCCCGCACCGTACGCGGCGGCGCCGCCGACCTCTACCCGTGGCAGGGCTGCGACGAGTGGCTACTGCTGCTTTCCGCCACCCGGTACGAGCACTCCCAGTTCACCGCAGTCCGCCCGGCCGCACCGCTGCCGTCCCGGTAG
- a CDS encoding winged helix-turn-helix domain-containing protein: MTIMFPPTEVRVYRQTGGANRRSDMLRRPCRLSTVRPPSLRRPASSKLFICLQHCHLRYVEAERQQMAPTIRVDDEVYALLQSKAEAFVDTPNTVLRRLLNLNGGVAGPVESPARSPHMKPASSTKLARLLADGILRVDECLVWNRRNQGKRHEAWLTNDGRLRLRDGSLHGTPSSAARHLAGYEVNGWTAWQRQRDGKSLSDIWAEHDQPGASTSGPASDEPSSEVPAQRSAGRKRGQTPQKAFRPYILAILQEAGGRQEVDKVLAELERRMEHVFLEGDYGVVDGDEVRWRNAARWERKAMVDDGLIKRTGHRGVWELTRKGMTTSM; the protein is encoded by the coding sequence ATGACGATCATGTTCCCACCGACCGAGGTACGGGTTTACAGACAGACAGGCGGGGCGAATCGCCGATCGGACATGCTCCGACGACCTTGTCGACTGTCGACAGTCCGCCCTCCGTCGCTTAGGCGACCGGCATCTTCCAAGCTTTTCATCTGTCTGCAACACTGTCATCTCCGGTACGTCGAGGCAGAAAGGCAGCAGATGGCTCCGACCATCCGGGTAGACGACGAGGTGTACGCCCTACTGCAGTCCAAGGCGGAAGCGTTCGTCGACACCCCCAACACAGTGCTGCGACGACTCTTGAACCTGAACGGAGGCGTCGCTGGCCCCGTAGAAAGCCCAGCAAGGAGTCCACACATGAAGCCAGCATCGTCGACCAAACTCGCTCGGCTGCTCGCCGACGGCATCCTCCGCGTAGACGAGTGCCTCGTATGGAACCGGCGGAATCAGGGGAAGAGACACGAGGCCTGGCTCACGAACGACGGTCGGCTACGCCTGCGGGACGGCTCCCTGCACGGCACTCCCTCGAGCGCCGCCCGGCATCTCGCTGGTTATGAGGTCAACGGTTGGACGGCTTGGCAGCGGCAGCGCGACGGGAAGTCTCTCAGCGACATCTGGGCGGAGCATGACCAGCCGGGTGCATCAACCAGCGGCCCCGCATCTGACGAGCCGTCATCGGAGGTGCCGGCTCAGCGTTCCGCAGGACGGAAGCGCGGCCAGACACCGCAGAAGGCATTTCGGCCGTACATACTCGCGATTCTCCAGGAGGCCGGCGGCCGGCAGGAAGTGGACAAAGTGCTCGCGGAGCTCGAACGCCGCATGGAGCACGTCTTCCTCGAGGGCGACTATGGCGTTGTCGATGGGGACGAAGTGCGGTGGCGGAACGCCGCTCGTTGGGAGCGTAAGGCCATGGTCGACGACGGACTGATCAAGCGAACCGGGCATCGTGGCGTATGGGAGCTGACCCGGAAAGGAATGACCACGTCGATGTGA
- a CDS encoding transposase — translation MDLVESLGLLAEQNISGLAFLTAYGVTWLACGVIWQRASERMAAFATLFQGMVALPVALGLSALIRAIGRERPVPDEITQLSVLVGTSQLLGLPFLIYLVVKHQYTLVPFAFATITSMHFVLYSWLYQTPIYIVMAVLISLGTTTVMLAAPDATPRARAARVSLVTGGLLASIALLFLVLHLVG, via the coding sequence GTGGACCTGGTCGAGTCTCTCGGACTCCTTGCCGAGCAGAACATCTCCGGTCTGGCCTTTTTGACGGCCTACGGCGTGACGTGGCTGGCCTGCGGTGTCATCTGGCAGCGCGCATCGGAGCGGATGGCCGCCTTCGCCACGCTGTTCCAGGGCATGGTCGCACTGCCCGTGGCTCTTGGCCTCTCAGCACTGATCAGGGCGATCGGTCGAGAACGGCCGGTGCCCGACGAGATCACGCAACTCTCGGTGCTTGTCGGGACCTCACAGCTCCTCGGGCTGCCGTTCCTGATTTACCTCGTCGTGAAGCACCAGTACACCCTCGTGCCCTTCGCTTTCGCGACGATCACGTCGATGCACTTCGTGTTGTACTCATGGCTGTACCAGACACCGATCTACATCGTGATGGCCGTCCTGATCTCCCTGGGCACGACCACGGTGATGCTGGCGGCACCTGATGCCACGCCACGGGCGCGAGCTGCCCGGGTCAGCCTTGTGACCGGCGGCCTGCTGGCCTCGATCGCCCTGCTCTTCCTGGTGCTTCACCTCGTCGGCTAG
- a CDS encoding transposase family protein, with protein MQVISAARQEWIFPFTGLQPAQFRRLVRLVAERGGATIADGRPGRQWSLDLADRVLLVAAYWRTNLTMRQIGPLFGVSHSAAHRVIDTVGPLLALAPGRRHRVDQITIVDGTLVPTRDHRLAAPSKNYRYSTNLQVAIDAHTRLVVALGDPQPGNRNDTIVYRTSGIDQKLAGRPVMADGAYRGNPEVIIPYRKPADGSEPPDWKADLNKQHRTVRAQVEHVLPRMKCLKILRDYRRAAHTLTDTASGTAHLHNNILAG; from the coding sequence GTGCAGGTGATCTCGGCGGCCCGCCAGGAGTGGATCTTTCCGTTCACCGGGCTGCAGCCCGCCCAGTTCCGCAGGTTGGTCCGGCTGGTCGCCGAGCGTGGCGGTGCCACGATCGCTGACGGCCGGCCCGGCCGGCAGTGGTCTCTCGACCTCGCCGATCGGGTGCTGCTGGTAGCGGCGTACTGGCGCACGAACCTGACCATGCGACAGATCGGCCCGCTGTTCGGGGTGTCGCACTCCGCCGCGCACCGGGTCATCGACACCGTCGGCCCCCTGCTCGCCCTGGCGCCGGGACGCCGACATCGGGTCGACCAGATCACCATCGTTGACGGCACTCTGGTGCCGACCCGGGACCACCGCCTGGCCGCCCCCAGCAAGAACTACCGCTACAGCACGAACCTGCAGGTCGCCATCGACGCCCACACCCGCCTCGTCGTCGCCCTCGGCGACCCGCAACCCGGCAACCGCAACGACACCATCGTCTACCGCACCAGCGGCATCGACCAGAAGTTGGCCGGACGCCCGGTCATGGCCGACGGCGCCTACCGCGGCAACCCCGAGGTGATCATCCCGTACCGCAAACCCGCCGACGGCAGCGAGCCACCCGACTGGAAAGCCGACCTGAACAAGCAACACCGCACCGTCCGAGCACAGGTCGAACACGTACTGCCCCGCATGAAGTGCCTCAAGATCCTGCGCGACTACCGCCGCGCCGCCCACACATTGACCGACACCGCATCCGGCACCGCCCACCTCCACAACAACATCCTCGCGGGGTGA